A stretch of DNA from Oryzomicrobium terrae:
CGCGCGCGGCGGCCATCCGCCGCGAACCTTCCGGCCGCCGCCGGGCCTGACCTGTCAGGGTCGGCCGCACCCCGCAGTTTCCGCCCCGCCCGTGCCGATCTGCGCCGCTCTGCCGCGGCCCAGTCCGTTCCTTTTGCCACCTGCCGCGCCCCCTGCTCCGCCCCCGTCTGCCGCCGCCATGAACTACCTTGCCCACGCCGTCCTCGCCGGCCCCGATCCGCTGCTGCGCCTGGGCGGGCTGATGGGCGATTTCGTCAAAGGCCCCCTCAGCCCCGCCCCGGCCCACCTGCCCGAGCGGCTTACCCAGGGGCTACGCCTGCACCGGGCCATCGACGCCTACGCCGAAACCCACCCGGCCTTTCGCGCCAGCCGCGCCCGGGTCAGCCCGGAACGGCGCCGGGTGGCGGGGATCATGGTGGACCTGTTCTACGACCACTTTCTCGCCCGGGGCTGGGCGGCGTGGCCGGCGGCCCCCGGGTTTGCCGCCTTTTCCGGCAACGTGAGCCTGGCCGCCACACCTGGCGCAGTGCTCGCCCCACCACCCGCGTCAGCCGAGACCGGCGTAGCGGCAAGCCCGGACCACGGCATCGGGACAGTGGACAGCGGGACGGCGGGCATCGGCGCGCCAACCAAGCGGGGCTGCGCACAGGCCGCCGCCACATCCGTCGCGGATCGCGCCGCCCCGGAGCGGGATCGGCCGGTGGTGGATCTGGCCACTTACTGCACCGCCACCTACGCCCTGTTCGCCGACCATGCCGCCCTGCTGCCGCCCCGGCTGGCCGAGGTGGCGCCGCTGATGGCGGCCCACGACTGGCTCGGTTCCTACGCCGAGGCAGCCACCATCGCCCTGGCCCTGGACCGCATGGCGGCGCGGCGCTTTTCCCGGCCGACGCCCCTGGCCGGCGGCGGCATTGAACTGCTCGACGACTATGACGGGTTCGCGGCGGATTTTCGCGCTTTCTTCGCCGACGCCCTGGACTTCGCCCGGCAGTGGCGGCAACGGGAAGGGCTGGCGGAAGGAGGAGAATGAAGTGCGCCCCAGGGCGCGGCAGAGGTCAGGACGGGGGCTATAGCCTGGGAGGAGGGGGGAGCGAAACGGCTGCGCCGCCACCCACAACCCCAGGTCGCAGAAAACATACCTCGCCAAACACCGCGCCAATAAACGATCTTCAGACAGGCATCGCCGAACCCCGCGTCAATAAACGATCTTGAAGGCACAATCGTTAAGAACAAGCTCTGGCGCGGGTCTTCAGCCACTCTCCATGAAAATTGGCGCTATATCGCTGCGTTACCAGACCGCTTTCAACGCGGAGTAAGCCAGCGTAAGGCAGTACCTCACAAATCGTGCGCCCCCCTGTGCCCTTCTGCCCCGCCGAGCAACGCAGGCCGGGACGGAAAAAGGGCGAGGACTGTTTGAGGCCGCAGGCCGAGTTCCGCAGCCCCCGTCCCGGGCGAGTAGCGCAGGGCACCCCCAGCGCTTTTTGCTGGGGGCTGGGAAGCGGGCACGGCGTTCTTTGGCTACTTTCTGTAGCCGGACAGAAAGTGGCTCGCCGTCAGGCGAAACCCGGCGCTTCCGATTGCGACGGTGCCAGGTGCAAGCAACGCTGAACAGCGAACCACCGGGCAAGGCAAGGATGTGGTTCCCTGAAAACGCCGCCCCCCGGTACCTCATCCGCCGTTACGCCCCCCACAGGGCCGGTTCGGCCATGGCCAGCACCTGCTGCTGCAATTCGCCGACCCGGGCCTGCCAATAGTGGGCGGTGTTGAACCAGGGGAAGGCGGCGGGAAAGGCCGGGTCGTCCCAGCGCCGCGCCAGCCAGGCGCTGTAGTGGAGCAGGCGCAGGGTGCGCAGGGCTTCCACCAGGCGCAGCTCGCGCGGGTCGAAGTCGCAGAAGTCCTCGTAGCCGGCCAGCACGTCGGCCAGTTGCCGCGACATTTCCTGGCGGTCGCCGGAGAGCAGCATCCACAGGTCCTGCACCGCCGGGCCCATGCGGCTGTCGTCGAAGTCCACAAAATGGGGGCCCGGCGCGTCGCCTTCCTCGACCCACAGGATGTTGCCGCCGTGGCAGTCGCCGTGGAGGCGCAGCCGGCGCACCTCGCCGGCCCGCTCGAAGGCTTGCGCCACCGCGTCCAAAGCGGCGTCGGCGGCGCCGTGCCAGGCGCTGCGCAGTTCGAGGGGGACAAAATCGTGGTCGAGCAGCCAGTCCCGGGAGTCGTAGCCGAAGCTGCCGATATCCAGGGCCGGCCGGTGCTGGTAGTCGGCCACCTGGCCGACGGCGTGGATGCGGCCGAGAAAGCGGCCGATCCATTCCAGGGTGGCCGGATCGCCCAGTTCCGGCGCCCGCCCGCCGCGCCGGGGAAACAGGGCAAAACGGTGGCCGGCGTGGTGGTGCAGAGTGGTGCCGTTCAATTCCAGGGGCGCCACCACCGGGATTTCCCGGGCGGCCAGTTCCCTGGCGAAGGCGTGCTCCTCAAGGATGGCGGCGTCGCTCCAGCGCCGCGGCCGGTAGAACTTGGCGATCAAGGGTGCGGCGCCGAGGGGCTCGCCTTCGTTGTCGATGCCCACCTGGTAGACCCGGTTCTCGTAGCTGTTGAGGGCGAGCAGCCGCCCGTCGGGCACCAGCCCCACCGACTCCAGGGCGTCCAGGATCAGGTCCGGGCTCAGATCGGCGTAGGGCGTCCCGGACGTCGGGGCGGCGGTGAGGTGGTCAGCGGGAGGGGTCATGGCCGGAATCTCGTTATCAGGCAACTAGGATACCGCGACGGCGGTACACTGCCGGTCCGGCGCTGTGTGCCGGGCCTGCCCGGCCGCTGCCAGCCGGTCGTGCCGTGTTTTCCGTGCCTGCCTGGTATTGGGCCGCATCGGCGCCGCTTCGTTGCGCTGATGCAGCGAGACCCGCGGCCACCGGGACTTCGCCCTAGCGGCGCGGCGGCCCCGCTGCAGCCCGATCCGGCGCCACCGCCGGAATTTCTCCTCATCCCCACCGCCTTGCCGAACCCTAGCGAGCCTCGCCATGACCCCCCTGCCCTCCGTCACCCCCTGCGATTTCCACGGCACCCCGGCCCTGCGCCTGACCACCGGCGACGGCGCCAGCGCCGTGGTGTCCCTGCTCGGCGGCCAGCTGCTGTCCTGGGTGCCGCCGGGGGAAAAGGAACAGCTGTTCGTCAGCGAACGGGCCGTTTTCGACGGATCCAAGCCGATCCGCGGCGGCGTGCCGGTGTGCTTTCCCCAGTTCGCCGACCTGGGCGGGCTGCCCAAGCACGGCCTGCTGCGCACCCGCCGCTGGGAGGTGAGCGACCAATCCCAGCACAACGGCTGCACCCTGGTGTCCCTGGTCTGCGGCGACGACGCCGCCAGCCGGACCCTGTGGCCCCACGCCTTCCGCGCCGAACTGACGGTAGCGATCGAGGGCGAGCGCCTCGACCTGGAGCTGTCGCTGACCAACCCGGGGGAGGCGCCCTTCGCCTTCACCGGCGCGCTGCACACCTACCTGAAGGTGGCCGAGGTGGAAGAGGTGTCCCTGGAAGGCCTGTACGGCCTGGACTACCTGGACAAGCTCAAGGATGCCGCCCCCACCCGGGAGACGGCCCCCAGCCTGGTCGTGGAGCGGGAGGTGGACCGCATCTACTACGACTGCGCCCGGCCCCTGCTGCTGCGCGACGAGCAGCACACCCTGGGCATCAACACCGAGGGCTTTAGCGACGTGGTGGTGTGGAACCCCTGGGAGGGCGCCGAGGCGCGCTTCCCCGACCTGGCGGCCAAGGATTTTCGCCGCTTCCTGTGCGTCGAGGCGGCGGTGGCCCGCCAGCCGGTGACGGTGGCCCCGGGGGAGGAATGGTGGGGCCGGCAGACCGTGGTGGTGCTGTCCTGAGCCATCACGCCGGGCGCCGGGCGACAGCGCCTCGGCCACCCCGGCGGCGCGGGCTTATTCCTGGCGCTGGTTGAGCTTGGCCAGTTGGCGCAGGTTGTAGCTGGTGTAGGTGAAGGCGCCGGCGGCGACGATGGCCTGGACCACCAGGGGGCCGTCGAAGGCGGTGCCGTTGGCCAGGGCCGAGATGCACGAGCCGCCCAGGATCACCGTGGCGAACAGGCCACCGGCGATGCGGATCTTGGCGAAGAGCTTTTGCTGCGGGAGGGTGGGCTTCTGCAGGGCCATAGGGAGCAAGGATCGAAAGGGTCAGAACGCGTTGCGCACCGGGTCGCGGGGCGGGATGGGGGATAATAAGCAAATCCCGAAAATTTCATAGCCCATATTCATGTCCATCCAGTGGTTCCCCGGCCACATGACCTCGGCACGCAAGAAGGCCGCCGAGACCATGGCCAACATCGACGTCGTCATCGAGGTGGTGGACGCCCGCCTGCCCGAGGCCAGCAGCAATCCCATGATCCACGAGCTGCGCACCTTCCGGAACCGGCCCTGCCTGAAGCTGCTCAACAAGGTGGATCTGGCCGATCCGGAGGCCACCCGCGCCTGGATCGCCTATTTCAACGCCCAGGAGGGGGTCAAGGCCTTCGCCATGTCGGCCAAGAAACCCGCCGACGTGGCCCGCATCACCGGCCTGTGCCAGCAGCTGGCGCCCCACCGCAACGACCCGACCAAGCCCCTGCGCATGATGATCATGGGCATCCCCAACGTGGGCAAATCGACCCTGATGAACGCCCTGTTGAAGCGCAAGGTGGCGGCCGTGGGCGACCAGCCGGCGGTGACCAAGATGCAGCAGCGCCTCGACCTGGGCAACGGCATGAGCATCACCGACACCCCGGGCATGCTCTGGCCGCGCATCCCCTACGCCAGCGACGGCCTGATGCTCGCCGCCAGCCACGCCGTGGGCACCAACGCCTACATCGACGAGGAAGTGGCCACCTTCCTCGGCGACCTGCTGCTGGAGCGCTACCCGGCCCTGGTGGCGGCCCGCTACAAGATCGCCGACGCCGATCTGGCCGGATTGGACGGCGTCGGCCTGATCGAGCTGGTGGCGCGCAAGCGTGCCTGCCGCAAGATGGGCAAGGGCGGCGGCGACTGGGACCTGGAGAAGGCGGCGGTGATCCTGCTCACCGATTACCGCAGCGGCGCCATCGGCCGCATCAGCCTGGAAACCCCGGAATCCCGCGCCGCCATGATCGCCGCGGCGCCAGTGGCGGAAGCGGAAACCACGGCGGAGGATGACGACGAGCGCCCGGACGCGGGCAACGGCCGCGCCGGCTGACCTCCCATCGCGCCCAAAGCACACAGGCCCCGTTTCCGGGGCCTGTGTGCTTTGGGCGTCCGACATGGCAACGCCCTCAGGAAAGATCGACGACGCTGCTGGCTCAGACCCGCAGCAGCACCATCTTCAGCGGGGGCTGGCCGTCGTAGCTGGGGAAGTCGGCTTCCGGGGCGATCCACTCGAACTCGCGGATTTCCCGGCCGGCCTTGCGCGCGCTGCGCTGCAGCTGGTCGAGCCAGGCGTCCCGGTCCACCTGGGCGACGTTGTTGCAACAGATCAGGGTGCCACCGGGGGCAGTGCACAGCAGGGCCGGCTTGAAGATGGCGGCGTAGTCGTGCACCAGATCCACCACGCCGAAGGGGCTCTTGGCATAGCGCGGCGGGTCGAGAAAGACCAGATCGAAGGTCTGGGGTTCGAGCTTGGGAAAGGGCGGCAGGCGCTTGCCGCGCACCACCTCGGGCTGGCCGATGCCGGACAGCTGGCGAGTGGCGGCGAAGACGTCGCTCTTGATCATGCGCGGCCGGGTGGCCAGCTCGTTGAGTTTGGCGTTTTCCTTGCCGATCTTGAGGCTCGACTCGGCGAAATCCACGTTCACCACGAAGCGCGCCCCGGCCTTGGCGGCGGCCAGGCCGACCCCGCCGGTGTAGGCGAACAGGTTGAGCACCGACTTGCCCGGGGCCTCCTGCATCACCCGGCGCCGGCCGGCGCGCAGGTCGAGGAACAGCCAGGGGTCCTGGCCCTCGTGGCGCCCCTGGATGCGGTAGGTGATGCCCAGTTCGTGGGCTTCCCGGGGTGTTTCGGCGACGGCCAGGCGGGCCGGGTCGAGCCGGTTGGCGATGCGCGAATTGCCCCGGCTGCGGTCGTTGTACACCACCTCCAGCCCGGGCAGGGCGGTGGCGTAGAAGGCTTCCAGCTCGGCCAGTTGCGCATCGGCCAGGCTGGTGTGAAAGGTCTGCACCAGCAGCAGGTCGCCGTAGCGGTCCACGGTCAGGCCGGGCACGCCCTCGACGCTGCCATGGAAGACCCGGTAGGCGTCGGTCCCCTCGGCGTGCAGGCGCTCGATCAGGTCGGCGCGGGCGCTCAGGGCCAGCTGCAGGCGGTCGGTGAGGGGGGTATCGAAGAGGGGATCGGTCATGGTCGTCCGGGCAAGAAAGGGAAGGGATCGCCCCGCGGGGCTACCGTGCAAAGGCGCCATTCTACCGGGGGCGTAGAATGCGGGCCCTGAACGTTTTCTCCGCCCCACCGTGACTACTGCCCGCCGCCCCACTCCCGCCTCGCCGCCGCCCATCCCCGAGATCAAGCCCGGCCAGTCCATCGAGCTGCTCAAGGAGCTGCATATCCTGACCCGGGACGGCAAGCTCAATCAGGACACCCGGCGCAAGCTGAAGCAGGTCTATCACCTTTACCACTTCATCGAGCCCCTGCTCGACGAGGTGCTGACCGCCCCGGCCGGCACGGATGCGCCCCGGGACTTCACCCTGGTGGATCACGGCGCCGGCAAGTCCTACCTGGGCTTCATCCTCTACGACCTATTCTTCAAGTCCCGGGAGCTGGGGCACATTGTCGGCATCGAGACCCGGGCCGAACTGGTGGCCAAGTCCCGGGAACTGGCCGAGCGCCTCGGCTTTGCCCGCATGGCCTTCCATGACCTGACGGTGGAGCAGTCGATCGATTCCCCCCTGCTGCCGGCCCAGGTGGACGTGGTGACGGCGCTGCACGCCTGCGACACCGCCACCGATGACGCGATCCGCTTCGGCCTGGCCAAACAGGCCCGCTTCCTGGTGCTGGTGCCCTGCTGCCAGGCGGAAGTGGCCAGCGTGCTGCGCCAACACAAGAACGAATCCTTCGCCAAGACGCCGCTCTCGGAACTCTGGCGCCATCCCATCCACACCCGGGAATTCGGCAGCCAGCTGACCAACGCCCTGCGCTGCCTGCAACTGGAAGCCCACGGCTACCAAGTGACGGTGACCGAACTGGTGGGCTGGGAGCATTCGATGAAAAACGAGCTGATCATCGCCCGGCATACCGGCGCGCCACGGCGCAACGCCCGGGAGCGGCTCGAACAGATCCTGGCGGAACTCAACCTGGACGACCTGCACGGCCGCTTCCTCTACTGAGCCCGGTGGCGGCGATGTCTGCCGCACCGGGATGTTGGGGCCTAGCGGGCGATACAGCCGCCTTCGCCGCACTCGACCTGAAAGACCTGGCGATCGTCCAGGCGCAGGGCGGTCAGCGCCCCCCCCCACAAGCAGCCCGAGTCGAGAGCCAACAGATCGGGGCGCAGGTAAAGACCGAGGGCCGACCAGTGACCGGTGACCAGGACCGTCTCGCCGTCTAGGCTGCGTCGCCCGGGCACATCGAACCAGGGCAGATAGCCGGAGGGGGCATCGCTCAGTTCGCCTTTGGAGCGGAACTCCATTTCCCCTTCCGGCGAGCAGAAGCGCATCCGGGTCATGGCATTGACGATCACCCGGTGCCGGGCCGTGCCCGCCAACCTATCCTGCCAGGCGGCCGGCTCATCACCCCACAGGGTCTGGAGAAAGTGCTGCCAGCCGGCGCCGGCCAGTTCCGTTTCAACCTCGCGGGCCAGGGCCCGCGCCTGATCGGCCGACCAGGCCGGCAGCAGGCCGGCGTGCACCACGCAGTAGGCCCCTTCCCGATGACAGAGGGGCTGCTGGCGCAGCCAGTCGAGCAGTTCATCCCGATCCGGCGCCTGCAGCACCGGGTCCAGGGTATCGTCGCGGCCACGCTTAGGCACGGCTTGGGCCGCTACCATCAACAGGTAGAGGTCGTGGTTACCGAGCACGGTCACCGCTGCATCGCCCAGATCCCGAACAAAACGCAGGGTTTCCAGGGATTGGGGGCCGCGGTTGACCAGGTCGCCGACAAACCACAGGCGGTCGCGGGCAGGATCGAAGTGGCAGCGTTCAAGCAGGCATTGCAGGGCGGAAAAGCAGCCCTGGATGTCGCCGATGGCGTAGGTGGCCATAACAGAAATCAGTAGAAGCGTATCCCCGGGCCGCCGTGGCGGCACCGGGCAGGATCAGGGGAACAGTTCCGCGTCGGCAAAGGCCTGGCCGGCGCGGTCCTTGTCCGACAGGACGG
This window harbors:
- a CDS encoding ACP phosphodiesterase, translated to MNYLAHAVLAGPDPLLRLGGLMGDFVKGPLSPAPAHLPERLTQGLRLHRAIDAYAETHPAFRASRARVSPERRRVAGIMVDLFYDHFLARGWAAWPAAPGFAAFSGNVSLAATPGAVLAPPPASAETGVAASPDHGIGTVDSGTAGIGAPTKRGCAQAAATSVADRAAPERDRPVVDLATYCTATYALFADHAALLPPRLAEVAPLMAAHDWLGSYAEAATIALALDRMAARRFSRPTPLAGGGIELLDDYDGFAADFRAFFADALDFARQWRQREGLAEGGE
- a CDS encoding serine/threonine protein kinase, with protein sequence MTPPADHLTAAPTSGTPYADLSPDLILDALESVGLVPDGRLLALNSYENRVYQVGIDNEGEPLGAAPLIAKFYRPRRWSDAAILEEHAFARELAAREIPVVAPLELNGTTLHHHAGHRFALFPRRGGRAPELGDPATLEWIGRFLGRIHAVGQVADYQHRPALDIGSFGYDSRDWLLDHDFVPLELRSAWHGAADAALDAVAQAFERAGEVRRLRLHGDCHGGNILWVEEGDAPGPHFVDFDDSRMGPAVQDLWMLLSGDRQEMSRQLADVLAGYEDFCDFDPRELRLVEALRTLRLLHYSAWLARRWDDPAFPAAFPWFNTAHYWQARVGELQQQVLAMAEPALWGA
- a CDS encoding D-hexose-6-phosphate mutarotase; amino-acid sequence: MTPLPSVTPCDFHGTPALRLTTGDGASAVVSLLGGQLLSWVPPGEKEQLFVSERAVFDGSKPIRGGVPVCFPQFADLGGLPKHGLLRTRRWEVSDQSQHNGCTLVSLVCGDDAASRTLWPHAFRAELTVAIEGERLDLELSLTNPGEAPFAFTGALHTYLKVAEVEEVSLEGLYGLDYLDKLKDAAPTRETAPSLVVEREVDRIYYDCARPLLLRDEQHTLGINTEGFSDVVVWNPWEGAEARFPDLAAKDFRRFLCVEAAVARQPVTVAPGEEWWGRQTVVVLS
- the ylqF gene encoding ribosome biogenesis GTPase YlqF gives rise to the protein MSIQWFPGHMTSARKKAAETMANIDVVIEVVDARLPEASSNPMIHELRTFRNRPCLKLLNKVDLADPEATRAWIAYFNAQEGVKAFAMSAKKPADVARITGLCQQLAPHRNDPTKPLRMMIMGIPNVGKSTLMNALLKRKVAAVGDQPAVTKMQQRLDLGNGMSITDTPGMLWPRIPYASDGLMLAASHAVGTNAYIDEEVATFLGDLLLERYPALVAARYKIADADLAGLDGVGLIELVARKRACRKMGKGGGDWDLEKAAVILLTDYRSGAIGRISLETPESRAAMIAAAPVAEAETTAEDDDERPDAGNGRAG
- a CDS encoding class I SAM-dependent rRNA methyltransferase — translated: MTDPLFDTPLTDRLQLALSARADLIERLHAEGTDAYRVFHGSVEGVPGLTVDRYGDLLLVQTFHTSLADAQLAELEAFYATALPGLEVVYNDRSRGNSRIANRLDPARLAVAETPREAHELGITYRIQGRHEGQDPWLFLDLRAGRRRVMQEAPGKSVLNLFAYTGGVGLAAAKAGARFVVNVDFAESSLKIGKENAKLNELATRPRMIKSDVFAATRQLSGIGQPEVVRGKRLPPFPKLEPQTFDLVFLDPPRYAKSPFGVVDLVHDYAAIFKPALLCTAPGGTLICCNNVAQVDRDAWLDQLQRSARKAGREIREFEWIAPEADFPSYDGQPPLKMVLLRV
- a CDS encoding class I SAM-dependent methyltransferase; the encoded protein is MTTARRPTPASPPPIPEIKPGQSIELLKELHILTRDGKLNQDTRRKLKQVYHLYHFIEPLLDEVLTAPAGTDAPRDFTLVDHGAGKSYLGFILYDLFFKSRELGHIVGIETRAELVAKSRELAERLGFARMAFHDLTVEQSIDSPLLPAQVDVVTALHACDTATDDAIRFGLAKQARFLVLVPCCQAEVASVLRQHKNESFAKTPLSELWRHPIHTREFGSQLTNALRCLQLEAHGYQVTVTELVGWEHSMKNELIIARHTGAPRRNARERLEQILAELNLDDLHGRFLY
- a CDS encoding symmetrical bis(5'-nucleosyl)-tetraphosphatase, which codes for MATYAIGDIQGCFSALQCLLERCHFDPARDRLWFVGDLVNRGPQSLETLRFVRDLGDAAVTVLGNHDLYLLMVAAQAVPKRGRDDTLDPVLQAPDRDELLDWLRQQPLCHREGAYCVVHAGLLPAWSADQARALAREVETELAGAGWQHFLQTLWGDEPAAWQDRLAGTARHRVIVNAMTRMRFCSPEGEMEFRSKGELSDAPSGYLPWFDVPGRRSLDGETVLVTGHWSALGLYLRPDLLALDSGCLWGGALTALRLDDRQVFQVECGEGGCIAR